Genomic DNA from Solanum dulcamara chromosome 4, daSolDulc1.2, whole genome shotgun sequence:
AAAGCCAgagtattaaataattaaatagacTGATTAATCTACTATAAAAAAGattaatttttgtatttatttgaacTCTGATTAATAAATAGactgattaatttatttgaactcTAAGAAACAGGttacagaaaaagaaaaatgaaaagcaaaggattttcttaatttaaaaTACCCATAATACACTGAtagaatataaatttaaattaatcaagtTGAATGGCAAACTCGAAAAGTTGCATATGAAAGACCCTTATCTTAAATGATAGGAGCAATAGAATAGTCCTTGAATCTTGTAAGGGATGACTTGATTCAAACTAAAAACTATTTTCCGCCACTCAACACTCACCCCTATCTACTATGGAAAAGCCAAGAAACTTTCTATGTCCACTCAATTTTGTTACCTTTAAAATTAGACTTCCTCAAAATAAATTCTTGTTACTTAcccatcttcatcttcatcatcttcttctctctcttctctcaaGAACATCTTTTCTGCATTGCTTAGTTAGGTATGTAACTGATTTTCACCCATTCTCTACTATGCTTTGATGATTGAAATGTGTGATTTCATGCAAAATAACATTGTTTGTAAGTATGGTTTAGTGGGTTTTTAGTTTCTTTTGTATTGATTGCTGATAACAAAATGTGTGGATCAGTGGGTGTTTTTATTCACTGTTATTTTAACATTTCATCTCAAGTTACTATCTTTTTTGTTCTTTCTGGTGTTGTACGCATTTTAGTAGTCTTTGTTGTTTCTGTATTATCTGCTCTGTGAGATTAGCTTGATGTGGATGGAGTTTGGTTTTTGTACAATGGAATCGGAAACAATCTCAAGGTCTGTGTAAGAATGACATTTTCTTCCTTGAATGTATCACTCGAAacagaaaaagaaacaaaagcgAGTTTTCTTTTTCGAAACTAGACTGCATACTTAACTTAGATTTAGAGTGCAATATGATCACCTTTTGTTACTTACTATTTCTTGATTCTAGAAGAGATTTTGGTTCCCCATACGGGCTGAGTCATATGGTTCATTACTCATTACTTAATTAAAACTTAACAGTTTATCCATTACTCTTGATTCTGGTAGTTCCTTGTCCTTCGTTTCCTGTTATTACCTGTTGTTTCTAGTGCTTCGGTTGTCGCATTATTTGGCTGTTATTACTGTTACTTTTCTCTGTATGATATTGAATGCTTTCCCTATTATGTGTTATGTCCTCTTTgattctatatttttcttttctaattgcTTTTgatatgcattacttgagctgAGGTCTTTTGAAAACatcctctctacctccacgatgTAGGattaaggtctgcatacactctatcctcccaAAACTCCACCtatgggattacactgggtatgctGCTGTTATCCATTGATGGCATGAAAATAAGATGACTTAGAAGTAAAATCCTGATGATTAGTTTGTCTGATGAGTTTCTTAATCTGATGGGATTTTTAACTCTTAATTTAGTGATAAAGTTCCTTGTCGTGTTATTTAAACTTTTCAGTTGGTTAGGAGGTGAAACATGGCTCAGATCCTGGCTCCATCTGCACAATGGCAGATGAGAATGACAAAGAGCTCAACAGATGCGAGTCCATTGACTTCAAAGATGTGGAGCTCTGTGGTGCTGAAGCAGAATAAAAGACTTGCTGTTAAAAGCGCTGCCAAATTTAGAGTTTTTGCCCTCCAGTCTGACAATAGCACTGTGAACAGAGTGGAACAGCTGCTCAACTTGGACGTAACTCCATACACTGATAAGATCATTGCTGAATATATTTGGTATATTATTCTTCGCCATACGCATCTCATACTGTTTACTCAACATTGTCACTTGGTAGATCTATAGATTGTGTCTGTCATTTCTTCACTTTCACTACCTTTGCTAGTTGCTACATCTAGTTTTTTTATGTGTAGACTGACCTTATTAAATTTCCTTCAAAACAGGATCGGAGGGACTGGAATTGACATGCGCAGTAAATCAAGGGTACATATATAATGCTGCTTCTCTAATTAACCAACGAAAGTTTAGGAAACTGAATTTGGATTATTTCAtgtattttctcttaattgcTTACTTTTGAATTTTCAGACTATTTCAAAGCCAGTCAAGGATGCTTCTGATCTCCCAAAGTGGAACTACGATGGATCAAGTACCGGACAAGCACCTGGAGAGGACAGTGAAGTCATTCTATAGTAAGATCAGcaactgattttttttttttttttttttttgaagaattttcctttctctcttttattccttatttttatttttaaaaaatttcttccTTCCATTTCCCCTGTTCTTAAGCTAATTTCAATCATTTAACTTCAGTCCTCAGGCTATATTCAAAGATCCTTTCCGTGGTGGTAACAACATCTTGGTGAGTTGTTTATTAAACAATACTGATTCATGATGTTTTACTCAATCTTTGATCTCATTGGTTTGAAGTTTGGCGCTATTGTTTGTGTAAATTGAAACAGGTTATCTGTGATGCCTACACACCAGCTGGAGAGCCAATTCCTACAAACAAACGCCATAAAGCTGCTCAGATTTTTAGCGACCCAAAAGTTGCAGCTCAAGTTCCATGGTAACTTTAAATTCGTCTGCCTCACTTTTCTAGTTTTATGTACTGTGTGGTTATTCTTCTGCATTATTTTGTTGAGGTCTCTAAACCAGGAGAACACCAACTGTTCCCTTtgaacaatccaaaataaaataaaatatgcttaTAGTTGATTTATTATGTAAAACCTCATTAACAAACTTCCAGGAAAATGAATTTAGTTAGACATTGTGTTTCCCCGTGAATAATTGCTAAGCTGTAAAACCTGCTTCTTATACTCTTTTAActacaccaacaacaacatacccagtgtaattccAAAAGTGTGGAGGGTAGtgtatacgcagaccttacccctacaaGTTAGAGAGACTGTTTCGGATAGACTCTCGGCAATACTTAAACCTGCTTATACTCTTTTAGCAGTTGGATAATAAAATATTGGAACAATCATTTCTTGATGTTAGCAAGATCCTTTTTTGTCTCCCTGAAAATGGGATCAAAAGAGTATATGTTGTTATTTGGTGCCAAGTTGCTTCCcagtttttgaattttattatcGTATTGGTAATGTTGTGTAGCACTTGGTGTTGACTAGGTTTGGAATAGAACAAGAGTACACCTTACTCCAGCCAAATGTAAACTGGCCGTTAGGTTGGCCTGTTGGAGCCTACCCCGGACCTCAGGTAATTGTTTTGCACAAAAGAATGGTGCACAGCTCAAAAATCATCTAGTACAAGTGCAATCCTAATGATACTGTAAAATCTGTTCAATTAACTGTCGGACCACTATTTATCTTTGTGGAAATTTTAGGGTCCTTACTATTGTGGTGCTGGAGCGGATAAGTCATTTGGCCGAGATATATCAGATGCTCACTACAAGGCTTGCCTGTATGCTGGAATTAACATTAGTGGTACTAACGGAGAGGTTATGCCAGGACAGGTACCATTTCCATCATATTTCTTTCTAATACAATAAAATGACTGTCACTTATAGTACTCTAATTGGAGAACCAACTTAATTGTTTGTTTCAGTGGGAATTTCAAGTAGGTCCTAGTGTGGGGATTGAAGGTGGAGATCATATCTGGTGTGCTAGATACATCCTTGAGGTAATTTATCTTCCCAAATCGACATAAATGTCCTTTGCAGGTAAGGGCATCTGGCAAGCATATAATCCTAATTCAACTAACAGTACTTGAATACCTCATCAACTCAGCTCTAGGTCCCGGCATTGGGGATTAAGGAAATATTTTTCTGGTGGCATAAAATGAGCGACTTATTACCTAAATTAGTTCCTCTGACTGTTGCCATGGTTTATGTCCTCTGTATTTGAAGTGGTTGCTGAACTAAGAAATCAGATTActcattcttctctttttttttcaattccttGATCTAACAGAGAATTACTGAACAAGCAGGGGTTGTTCTCTCACTCGATCCAAAACCAATTGAGGTGATCTAAAATTTTTTATGATCTTTTTTGTTATTCAAATTAAGTACAATTAtgaaactccattttttcttttctggtCATGATATTCACAGGGTGACTGGAACGGTGCAGGATGCCACACTAACTACAGGTAGGTCCTTttttcatgagagaaactaggAATCTTAAAGATAAAATTTGGGATATGAATCTTTTAAGACAGAAGTCACTTGCTCAACATGTGGTAGTTGCTACAGCTGCAAATTAGTTGTAATTGGCTTTTACGACTCATCATTTCGTTTTTCATGGTTTTTCTTTCCTCAAATTCCTGTTTCTCTGTTTAACCATTCCCCCTCtccatttttcatttttccagtTTAGCAATTTTGTCTTCTGAAAATCAATGTATGGTTTTCATAGTAAAACTCCTCTGAAGGATTCACTTACTAGGTATTCATGGTTTGTTGTTTGCAGTACACTAAGTATGAGAGAAGAGGGAGGCTTTGAAGTAATAAAGAAAGCAATTCTGAATCTATCCCTTCGCCACAAGGAACATATAAGTGCTTATGGAGAAGGAAATGAGAGAAGGTTGACCGGAAAGCATGAAACTGCAAGTATTGACCAATTTTCATGGGTATGCCTGCTGCTGATCTTTCCTTCACTTAGGCATAAATAGACTGCACCAATTGTCCTCATTCCTGCATGATTTGCTAAATATGCAGGGAGTTGCTAACCGTGGTTGCTCAATCCGTGTGGGACGTGAAACTGAGAAGGAAGGCAAAGGCAAGTTTTTACTTTATTAGAGGCGTAACACTAATATCTTTCTTTAGTTCTCTGTGCAAATAATGGAAAATGTTGCTTATTTCGCGGACCACTTTTATCAACACAcatttattatacaaaaaaagttttaactcttTTCTGAAAAGTTATGCATCATCCATCTATCACTCCTTCTCATGGCCTTTTAAAGAATTTATAACTATTTAGCTAAACACTTTGGCCTTAGCGTTGATGATCCTTCTGATGCTGTTTGTTTATTTCTCCCTTTTTGTTTCTGGGGTTGGTGGATGTAGGTTATTTGGAGGACCGTCGCCCAGCTTCAAACATGGACCCCTATGTTGTGACCGGATTACTTGCTGAAACTACTATACTGTGGGAGCCAACACTTGAGGCTGAAGCTCTTGCTGCCCAAAAGATCTCATTGAAGGTTTAGAGTATTTGAGGAGAAATTGTTTTCATAATAATATTCTTAGAATTTATGAGATAAGTGCTGAAACTTGTACCTTGTTGAGATTCCCTTATTTGGGAAAATCTTGTAAAAGAACCAAAATTTACCAGTTCATCCTAGAAAAGAGGTTCCTTAAGACATGAGACTGCTTTGGAGTTGAGGTGTAATTGTTGGATTACTTTGAACATCTTTACCTTTCTTTTCTCCAGATGAATCGATTTCTTTGGAATTTCAATTGGTGTGATTTTGTGGAATTAAATCTTTGAGCACATTATCAATCATGTACACTTCAGTTTCAAACTAGCTAGTTAAGTTACTTATATGATATTATCTTCTGTGTCTGTCATATTCTATTCAGATCTTTAGACAATTCATCATAAATAGACTATTGCAATGTTGGCCATCAATCTGTCACGACTCCCCTCCTTTTTCTGGATTTAAACTTGGTTGCTTTCcaacatatacatatttatGTTACATCGACTTGAATATGTGTATCCAGCATGCCATTTTCCATAACTTTGTATTTGGTGTGCAAAGTAAATGAAGAGTCCAAGTGAAAAAAAGATGCATAATCTCATGTACAAgcctatctttcttttctttagaatATTGATTAAATACCTTTTACATCTGTGTGAAGCAAAAGTGATTCCTTTCCCCTGTCAGGATGCTACTGAAAAATTAGTCCAAGAAATTCTTTTCATTGCTTTAGAGAAAAAGCTACAAGCTGTCAATGTTGTCTGGGTAAAGAATGGAACAATCATggctttatatacatatatgcattcAGTATTGTAATCACAAAAAGGATTGATTCAATAAAATTTCCTTCCTTTGCTTTTTGTCAAAGCTAAACTTGTCAGGCCATGGCTTCAGGGGCAGGCAAATCAGCAGCCTTTATGCTTTTGATCCTTAATGTTTTACTTTACTTCATTGTTACTGTAATTTCTGGCTGGGCCGTCAATCATGCCATAGAGAGATCCCACGAAACAGGTACTTTCATCAatccttatttttatattttttttcgttCAGAGCACCGTCCTGTCAAGGCAGAAGTTGTTTCCACAACATGTTTTACATTTAAAAAAAGGTGTCGATGACTTCTAATGTGATGAAAAATGAATGCAGCATCAACTCTGTCAATCCCAGCTAAGATCTTTCCTGTATTCTTTCCTTTTGGGAATATGGCAACTTGTTTTCTCATCATATTTTCACTTATTGCTGGAGTTGTGGGCTTCATTACCTCACTCACTGGAATTCACAATGTGATACAATGGAATGCCCCAAATTTACATGCAGCTGCTTTCTCTTCTCTCACCACTTGGCTACTCACTTTACTTGCTATGGGGTAAATAATACTTCCTCTgttcctttttacttgtcacGTTTTTTTTTAAGAGTCAAACGATATGAACTTTGATTAACattttaagatgtattttttcatcatatttgaTATGAAAAGAATTgcaatttatagtactttttgtatagtttttgaatttttattttaaaatattgaattactataaaagttagtcaaattgACTTTCGAAAAACGCAACGTGACAACTAAAGCGGAGGGGGAGTACCACTTTCGTATgtcattttcatatatatatatgacataaaaATTTAGTAAAAAGAAATGtgattttagttttattttatatttgtgacTGCAGGTTGGCTTGTAAGGAGATTGATAAGAGGTGGACTGACTCAAACTTGGTAAGtttatatactttattttagtcAGAAAGTAGTAAACAGAGGCGGAACCAATATATTTGAGAAGCTGATTCTAAATTCGGGTGAATCGGGAAAAATGTAGTTGCAATATAAAATGCTAAATTTTGATTTACAATATTTTGTAGAGGACCTTGGAGACCATATTGATAATATTGGGAGGGACACAAATGTTTTGCACAGCTGCAATTCATGCTGGAATTGAAGATGTTATTACAAGAGAGGTTTAAGCAGAGGAACAGCTTTCACAATTTATTATACCATTTTACTCACTTTTAACTTGTGtatgtaatataatataatataatattaaattctttttttgttgCCCTTTTCTTGATGGACTTTGTAAAGATTGTTATTTGCTGGTTTCTTACTATTTTTTCTGTGAAATATTATCAAGGGTGTTCTATTTTGAATGATGTTAGAATTCTTTGAACTTGCCAATCGCCTCAAGTCAAACTTTGAATTTGTTTAGAAACAAAGTATTTTTCACGAATTAAATATTCTAATCTCGTATGTCAAACCTTTATACATTTTTATACCAAATTATTAATTGAGAAcatgatatattccttgttATAAAAGtgacttatatatatttttattattatacaaaTGATTTAGATATATCTTTTTGGTTTGACGAAGTgaaaatttttcaatttttaaaataattcatgtAGGAATATATTTAATCTTTCTCATAGTCTCACGGATGAGTTTCTTTGGCCTTTTTGATTCAACGGTTAGTTTGAGCTTATTATTTTAACGGtcaattttattcttttcacTAGTTTTCTTGTAAAATTATCGTAGATGCTCCTATTTTTGTTACAAATACAAAAAACAAATTACAATATGACcgcaaaaaaatagtttttttctcttttttcaggCACACTTCTTTTTtgtatttctcatatttttacactaacaaatgaaagtaaaaaaaatgaaataaaaataagaaactcaaataatgataagcAAATAGATCTATATCGgagatatttaa
This window encodes:
- the LOC129887186 gene encoding glutamine synthetase leaf isozyme, chloroplastic → MAQILAPSAQWQMRMTKSSTDASPLTSKMWSSVVLKQNKRLAVKSAAKFRVFALQSDNSTVNRVEQLLNLDVTPYTDKIIAEYIWIGGTGIDMRSKSRTISKPVKDASDLPKWNYDGSSTGQAPGEDSEVILYPQAIFKDPFRGGNNILVICDAYTPAGEPIPTNKRHKAAQIFSDPKVAAQVPWFGIEQEYTLLQPNVNWPLGWPVGAYPGPQGPYYCGAGADKSFGRDISDAHYKACLYAGINISGTNGEVMPGQWEFQVGPSVGIEGGDHIWCARYILERITEQAGVVLSLDPKPIEGDWNGAGCHTNYSTLSMREEGGFEVIKKAILNLSLRHKEHISAYGEGNERRLTGKHETASIDQFSWGVANRGCSIRVGRETEKEGKGYLEDRRPASNMDPYVVTGLLAETTILWEPTLEAEALAAQKISLKV
- the LOC129887187 gene encoding membrane protein PM19L, with amino-acid sequence MASGAGKSAAFMLLILNVLLYFIVTVISGWAVNHAIERSHETASTLSIPAKIFPVFFPFGNMATCFLIIFSLIAGVVGFITSLTGIHNVIQWNAPNLHAAAFSSLTTWLLTLLAMGLACKEIDKRWTDSNLRTLETILIILGGTQMFCTAAIHAGIEDVITREV